A single genomic interval of Pyrus communis chromosome 5, drPyrComm1.1, whole genome shotgun sequence harbors:
- the LOC137733191 gene encoding MADS-box protein AGL42-like: MVRGKIEIKRIENDASRQVTFSKRRNGLLKKAYELSVLCDAEVAVITFSQKGRIYEFSSSDMHQTIERYLKHENGGETNMVEAEQYVQHLKHESATMAKKIEILEASQRKLLGNGLDSCSVEELQETSNQLERSLCNIRERKAQLYMEQGEQLKAKERFLLQENAQLWEEYRAKPWMESSGQEESASASASYEKAGASAFVSNWSQRSMSSKVETELLIGPPRMNCCSHPSLKSVSDK; encoded by the exons ATGGTGAGAGggaagattgagattaaaagaATTGAGAATGACGCCAGCCGGCAAGTGACCTTCTCGAAACGTCGAAACGGCTTGTTGAAGAAAGCTTATGAGCTTTCGGTTCTTTGCGATGCTGAAGTTGCAGTCATCACGTTCTCTCAGAAAGGCAGGATCTATGAGTTCTCCAGCTCTGA CATGCACCAGACTATAGAACGATACCTCAAACATGAAAATGGAGGGGAAACCAACATGGTTGAAGCAGAACAATACGTGCAG CACTTGAAGCATGAATCAGCTACTATGGCCAAGAAGATAGAGATCCTAGAAGCTTCTCAACG GAAGCTTTTGGGAAATGGTTTGGATTCTTGCTCTGTTGAAGAACTCCAAGAGACCAGTAACCAGCTGGAACGAAGCTTATGCAACATAAGAGAGAGGAAG GCTCAGTTATATATGGAGCAGGGGGAACAACTTAAGGCAAAG GAGAGGTTCCTGTTACAAGAGAATGCACAGTTGTGGGAAGAG TATCGTGCAAAGCCGTGGATGGAGTCTTCAGGTCAAGAAGAAAGCGCTTCTGCTTCTGCAAGCTATGAAAAAGCAGGAGCTTCTGCTTTTGTAAGCAATTGGAGCCAAAGAAGCATGAGTTCTAAGGTGGAGACCGAATTGCTCATTGGACCGCCAAGAATGAACTGTTGTTCGCATCCCAGTCTGAAGTCAGTATCAGATAAATAA